From the genome of Vicia villosa cultivar HV-30 ecotype Madison, WI linkage group LG2, Vvil1.0, whole genome shotgun sequence, one region includes:
- the LOC131652422 gene encoding uncharacterized protein LOC131652422, producing MDTAASPSSSPSEEPQNQNHDLQHQLQQEQQQLSPVKDFIHKTKTIQFLGRTTPIVLQNDNGPCPLLAICNVLLLRNQLGLSPDVAEVSQEKLLSLVAERLIDSNSNVNNKDAGYVENQQQNISDAIDLLPRLATGIDVNLKFTRIDDFEFTSECAIFDLLDIPLYHGWIVDPQDHDTATAIGSKSYNALMGELVSLETRNIETLPKNNPEEEEDCVDFVAATTAALGVPSPSLSKAMSFDDSPHSVSDQAPRKGDLEEEEQLLRALKMSEASMSDLVEGHANDNKGEVSVGTDGNTCNKQAVTVDSEDNLRKNTGEESNDYHESETSIPDVCTASSKDYNEHTSSTSTLGETTNLSSKNDAVSGFHQLTSMGPEESIKQNDVFEKHNLDALVQNESVAVLSPEKYSVSLFENFADGSRGDEKVHNEPSLITTIDHEVSDESQGLDATGGPCLSASHTNSDSSNIRFHQTDASGAFPSTVDRSEPLYEGEECVLDTRTGNLEDREPVYEGEVVLQEQADKSTLSALDLRAKEEITPEQGEHIKNFLRNNASQLTFYGLFCLQDGLKERELCVFFRNNHFSTMFKLEGELYLLATDQGYINQPDLVWEKLNEVNGDTLFMTGNFKEFKVESHENNTWDENNVMTSTADYLASIDSAAQAGLDINSDFQLAIALQQQEFEQQPPRQNQQTPSSTSGSSRLVTGPQVARSTVRNPSSSPKPDAKSKEKCIVM from the exons ATGGACACGGCGGCATCACCGTCTTCTTCCCCATCGGAAGAGCCTCAGAATCAAAATCACGATCTTCAGCATCAACTTCAACAGGAACAGCAACAGCTTTCTCCAGTGAAGGATTTTATTCACAAAACGAAAACGATTCAATTTCTTGGACGCACTACTCCGATCGTTCTTCAAAACGACAATGGACCTTGTCCTCTTCTCGCTATTT GTAATGTTCTTCTGCTACGAAACCAGTTAGGTTTGAGCCCGGATGTGGCTGAAGTCTCACAGGAGAAGTTGCTTTCATTGGTTGCCGAACGATTGATTGATTCAAATAGTAATGTGAAT AACAAAGATGCAGGCTATGTTGAAAATCAACAGCAGAATATTTCTGATGCAATTGATTTGCTCCCTAGGCTTGCCACCGGAATTGATGTAAATCTAAAATTTACAAG AATAGATGATTTTGAATTCACTTCAGAGTGTGCCATATTTGATTTGCTGGACATCCCTTTGTATCATGGCTGGATAGTTGATCCGCAG GATCATGATACTGCAACTGCAATTGGATCGAAGTCCTATAATGCCCTTATGGGAGAGCTTGTTTCTCTTGAAACACGGAACATTGAAACCCTTCCAAAAAATAacccagaagaagaagaagattgtgttGATTTTGTGGCTGCAACAACTGCTGCTCTTGGAGTTCCTTCTCCTAGTCTTTCAAAGGCTATGTCTTTTGATGATTCTCCACATTCTGTTTCTGATCAGGCACCAAGAAAAGGTGAtcttgaagaagaagaacagTTGTTGAGAGCCTTGAAGATGTCTGAAGCTTCAATGAGTGATCTTGTTGAGGGTCATGCAAATGATAACAAGGGAGAAGTTTCTGTTGGTACGGACGGCAATACGTGTAACAAACAGGCTGTAACCGTGGATTCTGAAGATAACTTAAGAAAGAACACTGGTGAAGAAAGCAATGACTACCATGAATCGGAAACCTCCATACCTGATGTTTGCACTGCTTCTAGCAAAGACTATAATGAACATACATCTTCTACATCTACACTGGGGGAAACAACTAACTTGTCCTCAAAGAATGATGCCGTAAGTGGCTTCCATCAATTAACTTCTATGGGACCTGAAGAATCTATTAAGCAAAATGATGTATTTGAGAAGCATAACCTTGATGCATTGGTTCAGAATGAGAGTGTTGCAGTTCTTTCTCCTGAAAAATATTCTGTTTCTTTATTTGAGAACTTTGCAGATGGTTCTAGGGGGGATGAAAAGGTTCACAATGAGCCCTCTCTTATTACAACTATAGATCATGAAGTTTCAGATGAATCTCAAGGACTTGATGCAACAGGTGGACCATGCTTATCTGCAAGCCATACGAATTCGGATTCTTCTAATATCAGATTTCATCAAACTGATGCTTCTGGAGCATTCCCTTCAACTGTTGATAGGAGTGAGCCCTTGTACGAAGGAGAGGAATGTGTATTGGATACAAGAACTGGAAATCTTGAGGATCGTGAGCCTGTTTATGAAGGTGAGGTGGTGCTTCAGGAACAGGCTGACAAAAGCACCTTATCTGCTCTGGATCTAAGGGCTAAGGAAGAAATTACTCCAGAACAAG GAGAACATATCAAGAATTTTTTGAGGAATAATGCCAGTCAATTGACATTTTACGG GCTTTTCTGCCTACAAGATGGTCTTAAAGAGCGTGAGTTATGTGTTTTTTTCCGAAACAATCATTTCAGCACCATGTTTAAG CTTGAGGGTGAACTTTATCTTCTAGCTACAGACCAAGGCTACATAAATCAGCCTGATCTGGTTTGGGAAAAACTGAATGAG GTCAATGGTGATACATTGTTTATGACTGGCAATTTCAAGGAATTCAAGGTAGAAAGCCATGAAAATAACACCTGGGATGAGAACAATGTCATGACCAGCACTGCT GACTATCTTGCCAGCATAGATAGTGCAGCACAGGCAGGCTTAGATATCAA TTCTGATTTTCAACTAGCAATAGCCTTGCAACAACAAGAGTTTGAGCAGCAGCCACCACGACAAAATCAACAAACACCATCATCCACTAGTGGTAGTTCCAGATTGGTCACAGGTCCCCAG GTGGCAAGGAGCACAGTAAGGAATCCATCTTCATCTCCCAAGCCTGATGCAAAATCCAAAGAAAAGTGTATAGTGATGTGA